The Apteryx mantelli isolate bAptMan1 unplaced genomic scaffold, bAptMan1.hap1 HAP1_SCAFFOLD_149, whole genome shotgun sequence nucleotide sequence aaaatattttaaaaaatccctgaaactctgttcctcaaacctcattctttagaactgggagtgtAGATGGGGAAAAGCCTTTACACGATGAGtgaatttcacctgacagaaattgtgaatgtcagagctactcAAACCcattgccccattcccactactgtacagcagaacaggctcctctggagcccgtGAGCAGacatccctgccccgcacagTACACTCAGTGAGCACAAACTgctgctcaagcaagggagctgcacaaagatcctctccataaagagagaggcagcttttggagggggggggggttgcatgagaattgcaacatttgggggtttcttttgcttgaaaagtctctcctaacttcccaatgtcttttcttctttggacagtcccccacgcctggagatagcaaaatgtccaacagcagctccctcaacgagttccttctcctggcatttgcagacacacgggagctgcagctcttgcacttctcgctcttcctgggcatctacctggctgccctcctgggcaacggcctcatcatcgcagccgtagcctgtgaccaccgcctccacacccccatgtacttcttcctcctcaacctctccctcttcgaccttggctccatctccaccactgtccccaaatccatggccaattccctgtgggacaccagggccatttcctattcaggatgtgctgcccaggtcttcctggctttctttttgtttggaggagagttttctctcctcactgttatggcctatgaccgctacattgccatctgcagacccctgcactatgggaccatcatgggcagcagagcctgtgtcaaaatggcagcagctgcctggggcagtggttttctcaatggtctcgtgcacactgctaacacaattTCAATAcccctctgcaaaggcaatgtggtggaccagttcttctgtgaagttccccagatcctcaagctctcctgctcagactcctacctctggGAAGTTGGTCTTCTTGTGATTACTGCCTGTTTAGACAttggctgtttcattttcattgtgctgtcctacgtgcagatcttcactgctgtgctgaggatcccctctgagcagggccggcacaaagccttttccatgtgcctgcctcacctggctgtggtcttcctgttcatcagcaccgcattttttgcttacctgaagcctccctccctctcctccccagctctggatctggcattgactgttctgtacgcggtggtgcctccagcagtgaaccctctcatctacagcatgaggaacaaggagctcaaagatgccctgaggaaagtgatttcatggacatttttcagcagtggtagcattgccatttttctccacaaatgactttcactgtgtcccataccaggactgagctttctttgttcactttatttttattatgactattattattagtagtagtagtatttcttatcattttcttgcacaaatgcttggattcattccagtctaactgggactgctctgtctcacctggtgcctgtacaaaattgtgtccaacactgggtcagagctgactccctcacaatatctctgtaataaaggtgGTTCtttctggtgcagtgcctgaaggctgagcttcctccaaagcaggtatcaagaatagccccaaggaattgcatcccagaagggcctgttgcacagggttctctATGGGTTCAGGAGCagaaagctcataaccatgttatgatcccttagagactaagggctggatttaggattcatccatcagtgtccagtgacagtggaggggatgaatggtcacagatttacatacccacagctgtccaacatgttaagacccagtgtcagatgtccatccttctggagtggaatctggaggtgccaggagagcacagggcatctcctgggacagcgtgtgcctggagggggcagtgagtggagcctcacaaagtgagaaattctCCAAGGTGTAGTCACTTAAagttaaagcactaaacccagggatgtgcaggcaaaagaggactcttcaatcacaggagaggcactggggacccatctgacatggggaagggagactggcgAGTGATTTGTGTCATCGTCAATAAAATAGCATGTGCTGGatctggagatgcccctggacacaactagtacccttgaaaattctccctagtccctccaagcacctgccacatctgcagtccctggagggattagaggctgtgaacctcatctggttggatctgcctcccaccctgaccagcacggccagtgcagagtgagcctgtaaccctgtggccccacagcctgctcactcttcagagcagcaccgttagctcaGGACTCCACGGGAGAACAGGGGAAGGGGTGtcggaatggccagcgagatcagaggagggattgggagagatgagaaggaagtggaactgggcttgaaattgccgacatttaatccaagacaatgttcagagtgtgggtacagtAAAGCAAGCTCACGGTGCAGAGCCAgaggtccttgctgtcctaggtctccacatggcctgggaagtgcctgaagaaggattaatgctccccaccctcccagctccttgtgccatcatccctcctgacgggtggcaccaaaaagaaggctgggagcccttgtgggagcttg carries:
- the LOC136995809 gene encoding olfactory receptor 14A16-like — protein: MSNSSSLNEFLLLAFADTRELQLLHFSLFLGIYLAALLGNGLIIAAVACDHRLHTPMYFFLLNLSLFDLGSISTTVPKSMANSLWDTRAISYSGCAAQVFLAFFLFGGEFSLLTVMAYDRYIAICRPLHYGTIMGSRACVKMAAAAWGSGFLNGLVHTANTISIPLCKGNVVDQFFCEVPQILKLSCSDSYLWEVGLLVITACLDIGCFIFIVLSYVQIFTAVLRIPSEQGRHKAFSMCLPHLAVVFLFISTAFFAYLKPPSLSSPALDLALTVLYAVVPPAVNPLIYSMRNKELKDALRKVISWTFFSSGSIAIFLHK